The following nucleotide sequence is from Brassica oleracea var. oleracea cultivar TO1000 unplaced genomic scaffold, BOL UnpScaffold03559, whole genome shotgun sequence.
ATGCCCTCCTCCTCCTGAGGTATTATGAGTTTGGTTGTTGTTCATCAGGATCTCATTAAGAATCTTCTGCACCGAGCTAGACTCATTTGCTTCATCAGCCGCAGCCTGTTGAATGGCTGGTAAGTTTGTGGAACCCATGTGATTATTAATAGATGTTATCCCGTTTTGAGATGGATAGTTGTTGTTAGACGAGGAAGTTGGAGACTGAAACGATGGCAGGTTGTGTTGTTGCTGGGATGATGGCGCCATGGTACCCGAGTTGCTTGGTGACTGCATCTGAATTGAGATTCCACCATATGGACTGCTTGGAGTTTTGTAAGCAGCATTCTGATTTCTTTGCTTCATCGAATTTTGGTGGATGCTGCCTGTGGAGGTGGATGCCGAAGCTGCATTGAAGGCATAATTTAATGAGCTTTGCCCACAACTCTGATCCTTGTTTGCAATCTGGGCAACTGATTGATGCTGCTGCTGCCTTGGCTGTTCATTGGGCTGCTGAGCAGAAGGACCAGGCAGTGCAGATGATGGACCTGTTCTCCGTGGAAACTTGGCTAAACTCTCTGTaccaaacattaaaaaaatttgacacGAGATATCAAATCAATCAGTCGcaggttataaaaaaaaatagattcagATTCTGCTTGGAAGGAGGCAGATTTACTAACCGATTGGTCCTGTTCTTGTTTCTCTGCTATAATCTATCAAGT
It contains:
- the LOC106321881 gene encoding transcriptional corepressor SEUSS-like, which gives rise to MKQRNQNAAYKTPSSPYGGISIQMQSPSNSGTMAPSSQQQHNLPSFQSPTSSSNNNYPSQNGITSINNHMGSTNLPAIQQAAADEANESSSVQKILNEILMNNNQTHNTSGGGGHESFGNDGKGGRNVSSSGVLMMNNGQVNTSIGGFGMTNINGNNGLMNGRAGMMVRDPNVQQDVGNQRLGGAVNAFNNFQCDWNV